The following proteins are encoded in a genomic region of bacterium:
- the xseA gene encoding exodeoxyribonuclease VII large subunit — MDLHVYSVSELTREVKELIEGSFPPLWVEGEISNFVHHGSGHMYFSLKDSSAALRAVFFRQYNQALTFRPENGMKMMARGLLSVYEPSGQYQLMVSELRPAGVGALQLAFERLKARLAAEGLFDEARKRPLPQFPACVGIVTSPTGAAVRDIISVLERRCPSVRIVLAPARVQGEGAAAEIAAAVRAFGRWGGADVLIVGRGGGSAEDLWAFNEEAVARAIFDSPVPVISAVGHQTDFTIADFVADLRAPTPSAAAEYAVPVAAELEAGLVALGRRLVRAGSGPLSDAHQRLDELERALAPQRLRAALRACRDRHAALALRLQRAARHSLDLARVRWSGFQERLSALNPAAVLGRGYAMARTPEGRIVRDAATVEVGQRLSVLLARGSLDCRVEGVNPAGEDTLASKAG; from the coding sequence TTGGACCTGCATGTTTACAGCGTGAGCGAGTTGACCCGCGAGGTCAAGGAGCTGATCGAGGGCTCTTTCCCGCCGCTCTGGGTCGAGGGTGAAATAAGCAATTTCGTGCACCACGGCTCCGGGCACATGTATTTCTCGCTCAAGGACTCCTCCGCCGCGCTCCGGGCGGTGTTTTTCCGCCAGTACAACCAGGCCCTTACCTTCCGGCCCGAGAACGGGATGAAAATGATGGCGCGCGGGCTGCTCTCGGTGTACGAGCCCAGCGGCCAGTACCAGCTCATGGTCAGCGAGCTGCGGCCTGCCGGTGTGGGGGCACTTCAGCTCGCCTTCGAGCGGCTCAAGGCGCGCCTGGCGGCCGAGGGCCTGTTCGACGAGGCCCGGAAGCGCCCCCTGCCGCAGTTCCCGGCCTGTGTGGGAATAGTCACCTCGCCCACCGGTGCCGCGGTGCGCGACATAATATCCGTGCTTGAGCGGCGCTGCCCCTCGGTGCGGATCGTGCTGGCCCCGGCCCGCGTGCAGGGAGAGGGCGCTGCCGCCGAGATCGCCGCGGCTGTGCGCGCGTTCGGGCGCTGGGGCGGCGCGGATGTGCTGATCGTGGGGCGCGGAGGCGGCTCGGCCGAGGACCTCTGGGCGTTCAACGAGGAGGCCGTGGCCCGGGCGATATTCGATAGCCCCGTGCCGGTGATAAGCGCCGTGGGGCACCAGACCGATTTCACCATCGCCGATTTCGTGGCCGACCTTCGCGCGCCCACGCCCTCGGCCGCTGCGGAATATGCCGTGCCGGTGGCAGCGGAGCTGGAGGCTGGCCTGGTGGCCCTGGGCCGCCGTCTGGTGCGGGCGGGCTCCGGGCCTCTGTCCGACGCGCATCAGCGCCTGGACGAGCTGGAGCGCGCCCTGGCCCCGCAGCGCCTGCGCGCGGCCCTGCGCGCCTGCCGCGACCGCCACGCCGCCCTGGCCCTGCGCCTTCAGCGCGCCGCCCGTCACAGCCTGGACCTGGCCCGCGTGCGCTGGAGCGGCTTTCAGGAGCGCCTGAGCGCGCTCAACCCGGCGGCCGTGCTTGGGCGCGGTTACGCCATGGCGCGCACGCCGGAGGGCAGAATCGTGCGGGATGCCGCCACAGTCGAGGTGGGGCAGCGGCTCTCCGTGCTGCTGGCGCGCGGCAGCCTGGATTGCCGGGTCGAGGGCGTGAACCCCGCCGGTGAGGATACTCTGGCAAGCAAAGCCGGGTGA
- the rny gene encoding ribonuclease Y: MSTLSNIIVPVLVMLVLLAAVFVLGYWVSRRIAQSKLQDAESQAKKIITDAGREAENIRKSATIESKEKYYQAKVDFEKETEGRRKELERVQHTLQEREVNLDKKLEIVEKKEREVARMNDDLVVREKVVKSKDDKLTQLIAEQNQRLERIAGLSAEDAKRELIENLKEEARVEASQYVKDIKEQAKRDAEKEAKKIITLAIQRCAADHVVESTVSVVNLPNDEMKGRIIGREGRNIRSFEMATGIDVIIDDTPEAVILSGFSPIRREVARLAMERLIQDGRIHPGRIEDVVEKCRKEVEEKIQQAAEEALYETGVHGIHPELVALLGRLKFRTSYGQNNLLHAKEVATLCGMMAAELGLDIAMSKRAGLLHDIGKAVDHEAEGTHTQIGVELCRKYGEPEEVINAVASHHNDVEQTSLISVLVQAADALSGARPGARRETLETYIKRLEKLEKIADGFKGVQKAYAIQAGREIRIMVQPDEIEDSYGEILAGEIAHKIEKELEYPGQIKVVVIRETRAVSYAK; encoded by the coding sequence ATGTCAACTTTATCCAATATCATTGTTCCGGTACTGGTAATGCTGGTGTTGCTGGCAGCGGTGTTCGTGCTGGGCTACTGGGTCAGCCGAAGGATCGCCCAGAGCAAGCTGCAGGACGCGGAGTCGCAGGCCAAGAAAATCATCACAGATGCAGGGCGCGAAGCCGAAAACATCCGCAAGTCGGCGACCATCGAAAGCAAGGAGAAGTATTACCAGGCCAAGGTGGATTTCGAGAAGGAGACCGAGGGCCGGCGCAAGGAGCTCGAACGGGTCCAGCACACGCTGCAGGAGCGTGAGGTCAATCTGGACAAGAAGCTTGAGATTGTCGAGAAGAAAGAGCGCGAGGTCGCGCGGATGAACGATGACCTCGTGGTCCGGGAGAAAGTGGTCAAGAGCAAGGACGACAAGCTGACCCAGCTCATCGCCGAGCAGAACCAGCGCCTGGAGCGCATCGCCGGCCTCAGCGCCGAGGACGCCAAGCGCGAGCTGATCGAGAACCTGAAAGAGGAGGCCCGTGTCGAGGCCTCCCAGTACGTCAAGGACATCAAGGAGCAGGCCAAGCGCGACGCCGAGAAGGAGGCCAAGAAAATCATCACTCTGGCCATCCAGCGCTGCGCCGCCGACCACGTGGTCGAGTCCACGGTCTCGGTGGTCAACCTGCCCAACGATGAGATGAAGGGACGGATCATCGGCCGTGAGGGCCGCAACATCCGCTCGTTCGAAATGGCCACCGGCATCGATGTGATCATCGACGATACGCCGGAGGCGGTGATCCTGTCCGGGTTCAGCCCCATCCGCCGCGAGGTGGCCCGTCTGGCCATGGAGCGACTGATCCAGGACGGCCGAATCCATCCCGGGCGCATCGAGGACGTGGTGGAGAAGTGCCGCAAGGAAGTGGAAGAGAAGATACAGCAGGCCGCCGAGGAGGCCCTCTACGAGACCGGCGTGCACGGCATACATCCCGAGCTGGTCGCCCTGCTCGGACGGCTCAAGTTCCGCACCAGCTACGGCCAGAACAACCTTCTGCACGCCAAGGAGGTGGCCACCCTCTGCGGCATGATGGCCGCCGAGTTGGGCCTGGACATCGCCATGAGCAAGCGGGCCGGGCTGTTGCACGACATCGGCAAGGCGGTGGACCACGAGGCCGAGGGCACGCACACCCAGATCGGCGTGGAGCTGTGCCGCAAGTACGGCGAGCCGGAAGAGGTGATCAACGCCGTGGCCAGCCATCACAACGATGTCGAGCAGACCTCGCTCATCTCGGTGCTGGTGCAGGCGGCGGACGCCCTGAGCGGGGCGCGCCCCGGCGCGCGGCGTGAAACGCTCGAAACCTACATCAAGCGCCTCGAGAAGCTGGAGAAGATCGCCGACGGGTTCAAGGGCGTGCAGAAAGCCTACGCCATCCAGGCCGGGCGCGAGATACGGATCATGGTCCAGCCGGATGAGATCGAGGACAGCTACGGCGAGATACTGGCCGGAGAGATCGCCCACAAGATCGAGAAAGAGCTCGAATATCCCGGACAGATCAAGGTGGTGGTTATCCGCGAGACCCGGGCCGTGAGCTACGCCAAGTAA
- the pheT gene encoding phenylalanine--tRNA ligase subunit beta, protein MNISYKWLKTLIDFDLSPQELAARLTMLGHAVDELLYLGKDIEGVVVGRATALRPHPDADKLRLVTVDYGAGSTLEVVCGAPNVRQGGLYPLALVGTVLPGGFELKKAKIRGVESQGMLCSEKELGLSEESSGLLELDESARPGMSLPEALGLDDWRLVLDVTANRGDMWSQIGAARELQPVAGKKLTRPQGSPDDSGPAIESLTSVEITDSQGCPRYMARVIENVKIGPSPRWLVERLNAVGQRSINNVVDITNFILFELGQPLHSFDLDRLEGKRIVVRKAAEGEQILTLDGAPRKLDAAITVIADAVNPVAVAGVMGGKESEVDESTRRVLLECAWFDPATTRRTSRALGLSSEASRRFERGVDYSGMNLALDRAARLIAEVSGGSVARGAIDVYPRKLTPPTVELRACRAESLLGLEFPASEVRRCLEGIDFEVESLGAGKYKVTVPACRHDVSREVDLIEELARVRGYEHIPSPARMCVTPAVSGRREWYDLAKLKECLAGLGLREVMTSSFTGAAEVEAICGAGVYAPPQLSFPLSSEEGLLRPELIVSLLGCVKRNLNQRNQDVRIFEIGRVFPRRVGSSDSPEERRLGLAALGSRQSVHWSGKGRAWDFFDLKGVLESLAARLKLPVLSFVQGSHPALHPGKCAEVRLGGHGIGLLGAINPSLAAGLELPDTVLLAELDLDRLLASRQAPRHSERSPYPGSRRDLAVLVDDAVPCAELAAEIQRGSRLVAEVAVFDLYQGQHVPAGKKSLAFSMLFQSVERTLRDEEVDQAFEKILRGLIKKFDVKQR, encoded by the coding sequence ATGAATATCAGCTACAAGTGGCTAAAGACTTTGATCGATTTCGACCTCTCCCCGCAGGAGCTTGCCGCGCGCCTGACCATGCTCGGCCACGCCGTGGATGAGCTGCTCTACCTGGGAAAAGATATTGAGGGGGTGGTGGTGGGACGGGCGACCGCGCTGCGGCCACACCCGGATGCGGACAAACTGCGCCTGGTCACTGTGGACTACGGCGCCGGCTCCACGCTGGAGGTGGTCTGCGGGGCGCCCAACGTGCGCCAGGGCGGGCTTTACCCCCTGGCCCTGGTCGGCACAGTGCTGCCCGGTGGGTTCGAGCTTAAAAAGGCGAAAATCCGCGGGGTGGAGAGCCAGGGCATGCTCTGCTCGGAGAAAGAGCTGGGTCTGAGCGAGGAGTCCTCGGGCCTGCTGGAGCTGGATGAATCGGCGCGGCCGGGCATGAGCCTGCCCGAGGCCCTGGGCCTGGATGACTGGCGACTGGTGCTGGACGTGACGGCCAACCGCGGCGACATGTGGAGCCAGATCGGGGCGGCGCGCGAGCTTCAGCCCGTTGCCGGGAAAAAGCTAACCCGCCCGCAGGGCTCCCCGGACGACAGCGGCCCGGCCATCGAAAGCCTCACCTCGGTTGAGATCACCGACAGCCAGGGCTGTCCGCGCTACATGGCCCGGGTGATCGAGAACGTGAAAATCGGACCCTCGCCGCGCTGGCTGGTCGAGCGTCTGAACGCGGTGGGGCAGCGCAGCATCAACAACGTGGTCGATATCACCAATTTCATCCTCTTCGAGCTGGGCCAGCCTCTGCACTCGTTCGACCTGGACCGTCTGGAGGGCAAGCGGATCGTGGTGCGCAAGGCCGCCGAGGGTGAGCAGATTCTCACCCTGGACGGCGCCCCGCGCAAGCTCGACGCCGCTATTACCGTGATCGCCGATGCGGTCAACCCGGTGGCCGTGGCCGGCGTGATGGGCGGCAAGGAGAGCGAGGTGGACGAGTCCACCCGCCGGGTGCTGCTCGAGTGCGCCTGGTTCGATCCGGCCACCACCCGCCGCACCAGCCGTGCCCTGGGGCTTTCCAGCGAGGCCTCGCGCCGCTTCGAGCGCGGGGTGGACTATTCCGGCATGAACCTGGCCCTGGACCGCGCCGCGCGCCTGATCGCCGAGGTCTCGGGCGGGAGCGTGGCCCGCGGGGCCATCGATGTCTATCCGCGCAAGCTCACCCCTCCCACCGTGGAGCTGCGCGCCTGCCGGGCCGAGAGCCTCCTGGGCCTCGAATTCCCGGCCAGCGAGGTCCGCCGCTGCCTGGAGGGTATCGATTTCGAGGTGGAAAGCCTCGGCGCGGGTAAATACAAGGTGACAGTGCCCGCCTGCCGTCACGATGTCAGCCGCGAGGTGGACCTGATCGAGGAACTGGCGCGGGTCAGGGGCTACGAGCACATTCCGTCCCCGGCGCGCATGTGTGTCACGCCGGCGGTCAGCGGGCGGCGAGAGTGGTACGACCTGGCGAAATTGAAAGAGTGCCTGGCCGGCCTGGGCCTGCGCGAGGTGATGACCAGCAGTTTCACCGGCGCGGCTGAGGTCGAGGCGATCTGCGGGGCCGGTGTCTATGCTCCGCCGCAATTGTCGTTCCCGCTCTCCAGCGAGGAGGGCTTGTTGCGCCCCGAGCTGATCGTGAGCCTGCTGGGCTGTGTGAAGCGCAACCTGAACCAGCGCAACCAGGATGTACGGATTTTCGAGATCGGCCGGGTGTTCCCGCGGCGTGTGGGCAGCAGCGATTCGCCCGAGGAGCGCCGTCTGGGCCTGGCCGCCCTGGGTTCGCGTCAAAGCGTGCACTGGAGCGGCAAGGGCCGCGCCTGGGACTTTTTCGACCTCAAGGGCGTGCTGGAATCCCTGGCCGCCCGGCTGAAACTTCCGGTCCTCTCTTTTGTTCAAGGCTCGCACCCGGCTCTGCATCCCGGCAAGTGCGCCGAGGTGCGACTGGGCGGTCACGGCATCGGCCTGCTCGGGGCGATCAACCCCAGCCTGGCCGCCGGCCTGGAGCTGCCCGACACGGTGCTGCTGGCCGAGCTCGATCTGGACCGCCTGCTCGCCTCCCGTCAGGCCCCGCGTCACAGCGAGCGCAGCCCGTACCCCGGCTCGCGCCGCGACCTGGCTGTCCTGGTGGATGACGCCGTGCCCTGCGCCGAGCTTGCCGCCGAGATACAGCGCGGCTCGCGCCTGGTGGCCGAGGTGGCGGTGTTCGACCTGTACCAGGGGCAGCACGTGCCGGCCGGCAAAAAAAGCCTGGCTTTCTCCATGCTTTTCCAGAGCGTTGAGCGCACCCTGCGGGATGAAGAGGTGGACCAGGCGTTCGAGAAGATTTTGCGCGGGTTGATAAAAAAATTCGACGTGAAGCAACGTTAA
- a CDS encoding phenylalanine--tRNA ligase subunit alpha, protein MKQYLEQLEQAEKEAPARIDAAANVEELEALRLQYLGRKGVLTAALQGLGSLAAEERPVLGKRANEAKNFLAALIDRRTAELEEKRLAEAVAKSRLDVTLPGARGWDGGLHPLTLTLDRLVEIFFSLGFTVADGPEVEDEFHNFDALNTPADHPARDSQDTFYLADGRLLRSQTSTVQVRYMQANQPPVRIIAPGRVYRRDTPDASHSPIFHQLEGLYVDQGVTFGDLKYTLEQFAHQMFGPGSSLRFRPSFFPFTEPSAEVDVRCVFCKGKGCSVCKQTGWMEILGCGMVDPAVFQAVGYDPERWTGFAFGMGIDRICMTMMGINDIRLLLESELGFLSQF, encoded by the coding sequence GTATCTTGAACAACTGGAACAGGCCGAGAAAGAGGCCCCCGCGAGGATCGACGCGGCTGCGAACGTCGAGGAGCTGGAGGCCCTGCGCCTTCAGTACCTGGGCCGCAAGGGGGTGCTCACCGCCGCCCTGCAGGGGCTGGGTAGCCTCGCGGCCGAGGAGCGGCCGGTCCTGGGCAAGCGCGCCAACGAGGCCAAGAATTTCCTGGCCGCGCTGATCGACAGGCGCACCGCCGAGCTGGAGGAAAAGCGCCTGGCCGAGGCCGTGGCTAAAAGCCGCCTGGATGTAACGCTGCCCGGGGCGCGGGGCTGGGACGGCGGGCTGCACCCGCTCACCCTCACCCTTGACCGTCTGGTCGAAATCTTCTTCTCCCTGGGCTTCACCGTGGCGGATGGCCCGGAGGTGGAGGACGAGTTCCACAATTTCGACGCCCTCAACACCCCGGCCGACCATCCGGCCCGCGACAGCCAGGACACGTTCTACTTAGCCGACGGCCGCCTGCTGAGATCGCAGACCTCCACCGTGCAGGTGCGCTACATGCAGGCCAACCAGCCTCCAGTGCGGATCATCGCCCCGGGGCGGGTCTACCGCCGCGACACGCCGGATGCCAGCCACAGCCCGATCTTCCACCAGCTCGAGGGCCTCTACGTGGATCAGGGCGTCACTTTCGGCGACCTCAAGTACACCCTCGAACAGTTCGCGCACCAGATGTTCGGCCCCGGCAGCAGCCTGCGTTTCCGGCCCTCATTCTTCCCGTTCACCGAGCCCAGCGCCGAGGTGGATGTGCGCTGCGTGTTCTGCAAGGGCAAGGGCTGTTCGGTCTGCAAGCAGACCGGCTGGATGGAGATACTGGGCTGCGGCATGGTCGACCCGGCGGTGTTCCAGGCTGTGGGCTACGACCCGGAGCGCTGGACCGGTTTCGCTTTCGGCATGGGCATCGACCGTATCTGCATGACCATGATGGGGATCAACGACATCCGACTGCTCCTGGAGTCCGAGCTGGGTTTCCTCTCACAGTTCTGA
- a CDS encoding cell division protein ZapA yields the protein MDDDKVTTTRVSIFGDTYNIRTQTDPEYTRKVAEYVNQTMQAVKKSLSLQDVHKIAILAAMSITDELFQTKREKEIRDEELELKCNSLIQLLDSYLERSRSQEALL from the coding sequence ATGGATGACGACAAGGTAACGACTACACGGGTGTCGATATTCGGTGATACTTATAATATCCGGACACAGACCGATCCCGAATACACCCGCAAGGTCGCGGAATATGTGAATCAGACCATGCAGGCGGTAAAAAAGAGCCTGAGCCTGCAGGACGTGCACAAGATAGCGATTCTGGCCGCTATGTCCATAACCGATGAACTTTTCCAGACCAAAAGGGAGAAGGAGATACGGGATGAGGAGCTGGAGCTCAAGTGCAATTCCCTGATCCAGCTGCTCGATTCCTATCTGGAGAGGAGCCGGTCCCAGGAGGCCCTGCTCTGA
- the folD gene encoding bifunctional methylenetetrahydrofolate dehydrogenase/methenyltetrahydrofolate cyclohydrolase FolD, with translation MSASLIDGKVIAAQIRTELERRIWALKEKGVRPGLAVVLVGDNPASQSYVGMKEKKCIELGLHSASHRLGADTTREALLDLVARLNADPRIHGILVQLPLPKHIDEDEIIMAIDPDKDVDGFHPVSLGRLVIGLEGFKPCTPAGIQQLLVRSGVELRGKHVVVVGRSNIVGKPVANILLQKAEGADATVTVAHSRTADLPGMVRTADVLIAAIGQPELIRGDWIKPGAVVIDVGSNRIDDSSNPKGYRWVGDVHFESAAEVAALITPVPGGVGPMTIIMLMANTVRSAELALGRKA, from the coding sequence ATGTCCGCATCTTTAATCGACGGCAAAGTGATCGCCGCTCAGATACGCACCGAGCTGGAGCGCCGTATCTGGGCCCTCAAGGAAAAAGGGGTCCGCCCCGGCCTGGCCGTGGTCCTGGTGGGTGACAATCCGGCCAGCCAGTCCTACGTGGGGATGAAAGAGAAAAAGTGCATCGAGCTGGGCTTGCACTCCGCCTCGCACCGCCTGGGGGCCGACACCACGCGCGAGGCTCTGCTCGACCTGGTGGCCCGGCTCAACGCCGACCCGCGTATCCACGGCATCCTGGTCCAGCTGCCCCTGCCGAAGCATATCGACGAGGATGAGATCATCATGGCGATCGACCCGGACAAGGATGTGGATGGGTTCCACCCGGTGAGCCTCGGACGCCTGGTGATCGGACTGGAGGGATTCAAGCCCTGCACCCCGGCCGGTATCCAGCAACTGTTGGTCCGCAGCGGGGTGGAGCTGCGGGGCAAGCACGTGGTGGTGGTCGGCCGCAGCAACATCGTGGGCAAACCCGTGGCCAATATCCTGCTGCAGAAAGCCGAGGGCGCGGACGCCACTGTGACCGTGGCCCACAGCCGCACCGCCGACCTGCCCGGCATGGTCCGCACGGCGGATGTGCTGATCGCGGCCATCGGCCAGCCCGAGCTGATCCGCGGCGACTGGATCAAGCCCGGCGCGGTGGTGATCGATGTCGGCTCCAACCGCATCGACGACTCCTCCAACCCCAAAGGCTACCGCTGGGTGGGGGATGTGCATTTCGAAAGCGCGGCCGAGGTGGCCGCGTTGATCACCCCGGTGCCCGGCGGGGTCGGCCCGATGACAATCATCATGCTCATGGCCAACACGGTCCGTTCGGCCGAGCTGGCCCTGGGCCGGAAAGCGTAA
- a CDS encoding TIGR00282 family metallophosphoesterase, whose protein sequence is MQILFIADIVGGPGRKVVGAILPNLIKKHKVDFCIANGENAAGGFGLTLEIAEELFALGVDVITSGNHIWDRKDSLADLDRQPNVLRPINYPPGNPGRGLVVTKARNNLPVAVINLQGRVFMKEIDCPFRTISTVLDGIKNETNLVIIDFHAEASAEKVALGWHLDGRVSAVLGTHTHVQTADERVLPGGTAYITDAGMSGSIDGVIGIKKELAIKRFLLQTPNRFQPADTNLVLMGVLLTLDPQTGRARKIERLQVPQAAVLAM, encoded by the coding sequence TTGCAGATACTGTTCATTGCCGACATTGTCGGCGGTCCGGGACGCAAGGTGGTGGGTGCGATTCTGCCCAACCTGATCAAGAAGCACAAGGTGGATTTCTGCATTGCCAACGGTGAGAACGCCGCCGGTGGGTTCGGTCTGACTCTGGAGATAGCCGAGGAGCTGTTTGCCCTGGGCGTGGATGTCATCACCAGCGGCAACCATATCTGGGACCGCAAGGACTCGCTGGCCGACCTCGACCGTCAGCCCAACGTCCTGCGGCCGATCAACTACCCGCCGGGCAATCCCGGCCGCGGCCTGGTAGTGACCAAGGCCCGCAACAACCTGCCCGTGGCGGTGATCAACCTCCAGGGCCGGGTGTTCATGAAAGAGATCGACTGCCCGTTCCGCACCATCTCGACCGTGCTGGACGGGATCAAGAACGAGACCAACCTGGTCATAATCGATTTCCACGCCGAGGCCTCGGCCGAGAAAGTGGCCCTGGGCTGGCACCTGGACGGGCGGGTGAGCGCAGTGCTCGGAACCCACACCCATGTCCAGACCGCCGATGAGCGCGTGCTGCCGGGTGGCACGGCCTATATCACGGATGCCGGGATGAGCGGTTCGATCGACGGGGTGATCGGGATCAAGAAAGAGCTGGCGATCAAGCGTTTCCTGCTCCAGACCCCCAACCGTTTCCAGCCCGCCGACACCAACCTGGTCCTGATGGGCGTGCTGCTGACCCTGGACCCGCAGACCGGCCGGGCCAGGAAGATCGAGCGTTTACAGGTTCCGCAGGCCGCAGTGCTCGCCATGTAG
- the xseB gene encoding exodeoxyribonuclease VII small subunit: MPKKEEKEKSFEQLCSSLEETVSRLEDEQLPLEEAIRLFNAGVADAIEARKRLLASEEKVQKLVETLEGRFELHDLE; encoded by the coding sequence ATGCCGAAGAAGGAAGAGAAAGAGAAAAGCTTCGAACAGCTCTGCAGCAGCCTCGAGGAGACAGTCAGCCGTCTGGAGGACGAGCAGCTTCCCCTGGAAGAGGCAATCCGCCTGTTCAACGCGGGCGTGGCCGACGCCATCGAGGCGCGTAAGCGCCTGCTGGCCTCGGAGGAGAAGGTGCAGAAGCTGGTCGAGACTCTCGAGGGTCGTTTCGAGCTGCACGACCTGGAATGA